A single genomic interval of Chrysemys picta bellii isolate R12L10 chromosome 8, ASM1138683v2, whole genome shotgun sequence harbors:
- the LOC135973255 gene encoding uncharacterized protein LOC135973255 isoform X1, with the protein MQSSPAVMAVQSGNRKRAPAWTDREVLDLIAVWGDESVLSELRSKRRNAKIYEKISKDMAERGYSRDATQCRVKIKELRQGYQKTKEANGRSGSHPQTSRFYEALHSILGAAATTTPPVTVDSEDGILSTAGSSDMLGDGEDEEGDEEGEAVGSSHNADFPDSQDLFITLTEIPYEASPAITPDTESGEGSATPSATVSQPSLESHSQRLARIRRRKKRTREDMFSELMASSQAQAAQQTQWRENLTRMHQANMDREERWRQEDQQATQTLLGLLREQTDTLRRLVDVLQERRQEDRAPLQSISNRPPPPPSPIPTSPKVQRRRGGRVPANSHSTPAESSSSRRLSFPKI; encoded by the exons atgcagagctctccagcagtgatggccgtgcagtctgggaatagaaagagagccccagcatggactgatcgtgaagtcttggatctcatcgctgtgtggggcgatgagtccgtgctttccgagctgcgatccaaaagaaggaatgcaaagatctacgagaagatctctaaagacatggcagagagaggatacagccgggatgcaacgcagtgccgcgtgaaaatcaaggagctgagacaaggctaccagaagaccaaagaggcaaacggacgctccggatcccatccccagacatcccgtttctacgaggcactgcattccatcctcggtgctgccgccaccactaccccaccagtgaccgtggactctgaggatgggatactgtccacggccggttcctcagacatgttaggggacggggaagatgaggaaggagatgaggagggcgaggcagttggcagctctcacaacgctgatttccccgacagccaggatctcttcatcacccttacagagatcccctacgaagcgtccccagccattaccccggacacagaatctggtgaaggatcagcca ccccgtctgcgactgtctcacaacctagcctggaatcacactcccagaggctagcgcggattaggcgtaggaagaagaggacacgggaggacatgttctctgagcttatggcctcttcccaagcccaggcagcacagcagacccagtggcgggagaacttgacccgaatgcaccaagccaacatggatcgggaggagaggtggcggcaggaagaccagcaggcgactcaaacgctgcttggactactgagggagcaaacggacacgctccggcgccttgtggatgttctgcaggaacggaggcaggaggacagagccccgctgcagtccatctctaaccgccctcccccgccaccaagtcccatacccacctcacccaaagtgcaaagaaggagaggcggcagagtccctgctaactctcactccacccctgcagagagctctagtagcagaaggctctcatttcccaaaatttga
- the LOC135973255 gene encoding myb/SANT-like DNA-binding domain-containing protein 2 isoform X2, translated as MQSSPAVMAVQSGNRKRAPAWTDREVLDLIAVWGDESVLSELRSKRRNAKIYEKISKDMAERGYSRDATQCRVKIKELRQGYQKTKEANGRSGSHPQTSRFYEALHSILGAAATTTPPVTVDSEDGILSTAGSSDMLGDGEDEEGDEEGEAVGSSHNADFPDSQDLFITLTEIPYEASPAITPDTESGEGSATTVKCGLYVRG; from the exons atgcagagctctccagcagtgatggccgtgcagtctgggaatagaaagagagccccagcatggactgatcgtgaagtcttggatctcatcgctgtgtggggcgatgagtccgtgctttccgagctgcgatccaaaagaaggaatgcaaagatctacgagaagatctctaaagacatggcagagagaggatacagccgggatgcaacgcagtgccgcgtgaaaatcaaggagctgagacaaggctaccagaagaccaaagaggcaaacggacgctccggatcccatccccagacatcccgtttctacgaggcactgcattccatcctcggtgctgccgccaccactaccccaccagtgaccgtggactctgaggatgggatactgtccacggccggttcctcagacatgttaggggacggggaagatgaggaaggagatgaggagggcgaggcagttggcagctctcacaacgctgatttccccgacagccaggatctcttcatcacccttacagagatcccctacgaagcgtccccagccattaccccggacacagaatctggtgaaggatcagcca ctacagtaaaatgcggtctatatgtgcggggatag